Genomic segment of Clostridium sp. Marseille-P299:
GATTAAGGTTACAACACCTGCCTATGTTAAGAAATCCGATCAATATAAAGACTTAAAGTCAACAGCAATTACTTTTCTTTTGTTTGGTTTTGGTGGCTTGATATTTGTAGCATTAAACGTATTTGGAACTATTTCTATCATCAATGGAACTTTTGGCTATATTATAATGTCACTTGTATTTTTAGGTTTTATCCTCGTTGGAATTAACTCCATCTCTCGCTCCAAAAAAGCTGCTGCAGATGCTATCCTTGAGGAAGAATTAACCTCAAATATCAACGCTTGGCTAAAGGAAAACATTAGTGAAGAGTATATACAAAGAATTCAAGATAATTCTCTTTCTAGCGAAGTGAATTTTATAAAAACCATGGATCATTTAAAAGAAATGGTAACGAAAGCACTTGGTGAAATGGATGATTCTTATTTAGAATATGTGATAGAAGAATATTATAACAAGCATTTTGATAGCCTTGAATAGTTAGTGAATAAAGAATCCCCTGTTAAGTACTCATAAGGATGATGTACTTAACAGGGGATTCGTCTTGCAAATTTACAAATATGAATAAATCATTATATTTTGTTTTACATCTCTTGTCTTTTCTTACCACCTAAAAAATTCTCATAAATGCTATATTGTTTCGAACTTTCAATTAAAGTTGCATGAACACATCTTTCATAAAACTTGACTGGTCCTACACCTCCAATTATAGCATAAGCATAGCCCTCCTCTCTCATTGCATGTAACGATCGAAGAAGAAGTGCCTTTCCTATTCCTTTCCCTTGATACTCAGATAGTACTCTAGTTGGTCCAAAAAAGTTCAGAGCAGTTGCATTATAACAGGCATAACCAATAATACTACTCCCTTTCACTGCGATAAAACACGAAACAGGCTGATTGGAAAAACATTTATCGCACTCTCCTGCTGCATTAATACTTGAATGTTCTTTTACCCAATCAACAATTCGAAACTTATCCGGAGATAGAGCACGAAATATCTCAATCCCTTCAGATTTTAAATGATTGATATCTTCATGATAATCATCAATCGCTAATAAGTTCACTAACATATCCGGCATTTTTTCTCTCTCCTTTAGTTTTTAAGTTTGTATCGATTCAACGCAATCTTTGCAGCTCCTGTTACACTATCATTCAATGGAGTAATAATTTTTAATGTGGGTAAAACCATTGAAAGCTTCTGTATCAGCATTTCCTTAATTGGTATATAATGAGTTAAAATACCACCTAATAAGGCAAGGTTACCCTCTTTTAAATTAAGAATCTCTGCTGTAGGCAAGACCAAATTTACCAAATTATCTACAGCCTTCTTACATATGTGATTGGCATGAACATCGCCTTCTTCCATTGCTTTTAATAACAAAGGAGCTAGTGCAGCTATGTTTGCTTTGTTCCAATTGGGGTTGTATGTATAACGAATAATATCTTCAATGGAATTACAGTTTAGTTCTTTTAAAACAAAGTCCAATATAACACTGTCTGATATACGTTTATCATAGGTCTGTACTGCAACTTTTAAGATATCTCGCCCGATGGCATAACCACTTCCTTCATCATCAATTAGGTGTCCATATCCTCCAGTTCGGTGTCTGATTCCTTCACGATTCATACCAAAGCAAATAGATCCAGTACCACTAATTAGCACGATTCCTTCTGGTTTTCCAAACGCTCCGTATAATGCTGCTTCATGATCACCAACAATGTGAATGTCACAATTTAACCCTCTGCTTACTAAATTTTCTGTTATAAATTCAATCGCTTCTTTATTGCTAATACCTGCGGTTGAAATACAAATACCTTTACAATTACTTATTCCTTCTGGTAGCTCACAAAGTATATTCATTAATGATTCAATCGTATTTGAAAGTTCTTCTTTACTTACACTGTTATAATTAAGAGAACCTGCCCTTGCAGTTCGTATAATCGTTCCCGTCATATCTATAATTTGCATTTGAGTTTTTGTTCCGCCACCGTCTAACCCTACAACATATTGCATCTCATTCCCCATTCTAGCGCACATTTTTTATGCATAACGCCTTTATTTATACATAACAACTTTATTTATGCATAACAAGTTTATTTATGCATAGCAAGTTTATTTATGCATAACAAGTTTATGGTGCGCAAACACAAACTTGCGTGTGAAGATTATTTTTAGTTTTGTACTTTCTCTTATCTACATCTTAATTGGTAGCTTACCTTTTAAATCAAATGGTGCTTCTAAGTATTCTGCCAATATCTCTAAACTTTTTCTCGTATATTCATATGCTGCTATTCCAAACACATTGGATGGTAAATCTTTTAAATCATATGGATTTCTCATTGCAAATACAATAACATTTTGATTTTTTTGTGCTGCCATATTAACCAACTGCAACTGTTCTTTATATAAATGAGCATTGTATGTAGCAATTACCACCGAACTTGCTTCTTCCATCTTTAACGCTAAGGATTCTATTTCATGAGTGGTTGGATTCGGTGAAGTTAGGATTCCTTCAGCATGAAAATACCTTGCCATATATTCAGCGAAATGAAACATTCCTTCATCTTGATTCAAGATATTCGTAGCTCGAAATGGCACACAACCAAGAAAAAGGGTATTTTGATCAATTTTCGGAATTTGGTTTTTGGGCATTTGAACGGGGGTTAAACTTTCTTTAAGTAATTGATTTGAATATTTAATCCCCTCGGTAGCATTAAATTCATGAGATGTAAATTCATATGCTCTACTTGATTTATGGTGTTCAATTGATTCATCGAATTCACTTGATTCATGATGTTCACTTAATTCATCAAGTTCATTTGATTCATAAGGTTCGCTTGATTCATAAGGTTCACTTAATTCATAAGGTACATTTGTTTCATAAGGTTTCCTCAATTCATTGACTTCACTTGATTCATCGGGTCTACTTGTTTCATGGTGTTCACTTGATTCCTCGAGTTCATTTGATTCATGAGGTCTACTTAATTCATTATGTTCACTTGATTCCTCGAGTCCATTTGATTCATGTGGTCTACTTAATTCATTGAGTTCACTTGATTCATAGCTTTCGTTAATTACTAAACTAGCATTTATATATTTCTCCTTATAATCTAATATTTTACGAACAGATGCATCCATTTCATCTACAGCCAGCTCGCCCTCTTCAAGCATTTTAGTCAAAACATCAGATGCTTCTCTAGCTAAATGCATCGTATGTGAAACAAAGATTAAATCAACTCCTGCCTTTATTGCGTTTTTGATTCCTTCTATCGTTCCATAATATTTTTGAATTGCACTCATTTCCATGCAATCACTAATAACTAAACCCTGGAATCCCAAACTTCCCTTTAATAAACCAGTGATAATACTTCGTGACATAGTAGCTGGTAGATTTTCCTTTTCCAATGCTGGAAATATAATATGGGAAGTCGTAATTGCTGGTATCCCAGCATCTATCAACGCTTGAAATGGTACCAATTCACATTGTTTCATCTCTTCTAATGTCTTATTGACTTGAGGTAAGCCAAGATGAGAATCCACATTCGTATCACCATGCCCTGGAAAATGTTTTGCAGAAGCTAAAACTCCACCATCTACTAGACCTTTCATCATAGCAGTACTATACCTTGCCACTTGAATTGGGTCATCTCCATAACTTCTTACTCCAATGACTGGATTATCCATATTCGAATTCACATCTGCTACTGGTGCCAAATTAAAATTAATCCCTAATGTCTTTAATTGCTCACCCGTTATTTTACCTGCCTTATAAATCTTCTCTTCGTTATTTAGAGCTGCTAATGCCATTGCACCGGGAATATTAACACAGTCTTCTCCTAATCTAGTAACCATTCCCCCTTCTTGGTCAACTGTAATAAAGGCACTATGTCCAGTATGCTTTCGTGAAAGTTCCTGTAGTCGTTCACACAGATTTCTTAAATGCGATGCATCTTTAATGTTATGTTTAAACAAAATAAAATTACCAACTTTATAAGTACGTATCAATTCTTCTAACTCTTCATCAATCTCTGTTCCTGGAAAACCGACTACAAGCCGTTGTCCGATTTTCTCTCTAAATGATAAATTCATTACCGCACCTCTTTCAATCATAAACGCCGTATTCTAATTACAAAATATTAGTCGATTATGGAGTATTTTAATCATATAATTTTCAAACATCCGTCGACTATGGAATAATTTTAATCATATATATGATACTTTTGCTTTCTAATTTTAAATTGATTTAGCTGTATTTTATTTCTTTCTAAAATATCCTTGCTATTCCAGTTTTCATTTTCAAATATATTACTCCCTGCTAATAGACTGATAAATGGCTTTCCGCTATCACTTGTGGGTTCTAACAACATAAAATTTTTCGGATATAAATTTCGAATCTGTTCTAATAGAATCAACCCTGTTTTATAACTTTCATAAGTTTCATAATCTGTAATATGGATATGAACTCCTTGACAGAATACTCCTTTATGCTTTGAACTTGTAGGTTTAAAGTAAGCTGGAGTAAATGCAACCCCTGATAAATCTTGCTTCCTCATATGCTGAACTAATTGATTTGCATCGATATAAGGCGCACCTATGATTTCAAATGGACAAGAAGTCCCCCTTCCTTCTGATGCATTTGTCCCCTCAAATAAGCAGGTACCTGTATAAAGAAGTGCTGTATCAAATCTAGGCATCCCAGGACTTGGCATCATCCAAATTTGTTTCATTGCAGGGAATAAAACATTTCTCTT
This window contains:
- a CDS encoding GNAT family N-acetyltransferase, with product MPDMLVNLLAIDDYHEDINHLKSEGIEIFRALSPDKFRIVDWVKEHSSINAAGECDKCFSNQPVSCFIAVKGSSIIGYACYNATALNFFGPTRVLSEYQGKGIGKALLLRSLHAMREEGYAYAIIGGVGPVKFYERCVHATLIESSKQYSIYENFLGGKKRQEM
- a CDS encoding N-acetylglucosamine kinase, translating into MQYVVGLDGGGTKTQMQIIDMTGTIIRTARAGSLNYNSVSKEELSNTIESLMNILCELPEGISNCKGICISTAGISNKEAIEFITENLVSRGLNCDIHIVGDHEAALYGAFGKPEGIVLISGTGSICFGMNREGIRHRTGGYGHLIDDEGSGYAIGRDILKVAVQTYDKRISDSVILDFVLKELNCNSIEDIIRYTYNPNWNKANIAALAPLLLKAMEEGDVHANHICKKAVDNLVNLVLPTAEILNLKEGNLALLGGILTHYIPIKEMLIQKLSMVLPTLKIITPLNDSVTGAAKIALNRYKLKN
- a CDS encoding glycoside hydrolase family 3 protein, whose protein sequence is MNLSFREKIGQRLVVGFPGTEIDEELEELIRTYKVGNFILFKHNIKDASHLRNLCERLQELSRKHTGHSAFITVDQEGGMVTRLGEDCVNIPGAMALAALNNEEKIYKAGKITGEQLKTLGINFNLAPVADVNSNMDNPVIGVRSYGDDPIQVARYSTAMMKGLVDGGVLASAKHFPGHGDTNVDSHLGLPQVNKTLEEMKQCELVPFQALIDAGIPAITTSHIIFPALEKENLPATMSRSIITGLLKGSLGFQGLVISDCMEMSAIQKYYGTIEGIKNAIKAGVDLIFVSHTMHLAREASDVLTKMLEEGELAVDEMDASVRKILDYKEKYINASLVINESYESSELNELSRPHESNGLEESSEHNELSRPHESNELEESSEHHETSRPDESSEVNELRKPYETNVPYELSEPYESSEPYESNELDELSEHHESSEFDESIEHHKSSRAYEFTSHEFNATEGIKYSNQLLKESLTPVQMPKNQIPKIDQNTLFLGCVPFRATNILNQDEGMFHFAEYMARYFHAEGILTSPNPTTHEIESLALKMEEASSVVIATYNAHLYKEQLQLVNMAAQKNQNVIVFAMRNPYDLKDLPSNVFGIAAYEYTRKSLEILAEYLEAPFDLKGKLPIKM